In one window of Cellulophaga sp. HaHa_2_95 DNA:
- a CDS encoding DUF2130 domain-containing protein has translation MNNETQIKCPNCGTSIDVQDILSHQLEEEIKQKYQSQIAEEKRKYQQEQEKLKQEKVIFEQKKKQENELFQERLENQLKAGKKEIEAKLKKKISEEQSEQFEALQKELNEKSEQVKELNRSKAEIEKLKREKSELKEAAEAEAQKKLNQILIAEKEKIKKSEEDKNELRFKEMQKQLEDQKKLTEEMKRKQEQGSMQLQGEVQELAIEEWLAAQFPLDTIEEIKKGARGGDCIQIVNTRTEQNCGKIYYESKRTKDFQPVWIEKFKNDIREKGANIGVLVTEVMPSDMDRMGLKEGIWICNYEEFKGLCKVLRESIVKVNLALSTQENKGDKMDMLYDYLTSNQFRMQIEAIVEGFTAMKTALDSEKRAMQRIWKEREKQIDKVTNNTIDMHASIKGIAGNAIQSVKALELPGDDGLFL, from the coding sequence ATGAATAACGAAACTCAAATAAAATGTCCTAATTGTGGAACATCGATAGATGTGCAGGATATTTTATCCCACCAACTTGAGGAAGAAATAAAGCAGAAATATCAGTCTCAAATTGCAGAAGAAAAGAGAAAGTACCAGCAGGAGCAGGAGAAACTGAAGCAAGAAAAAGTCATATTTGAACAAAAGAAGAAACAAGAAAATGAATTGTTTCAAGAGCGCTTAGAGAATCAACTAAAAGCAGGTAAAAAAGAGATTGAAGCCAAGCTCAAAAAGAAAATATCAGAAGAACAGTCCGAACAATTTGAGGCTTTACAAAAAGAATTGAATGAAAAATCGGAACAAGTAAAAGAACTAAATCGTTCTAAAGCCGAAATAGAAAAATTGAAACGAGAAAAAAGCGAATTAAAAGAGGCTGCTGAAGCTGAAGCTCAAAAAAAGCTCAATCAAATTCTTATTGCTGAAAAAGAGAAGATTAAGAAATCGGAAGAGGATAAAAATGAATTGCGTTTTAAGGAAATGCAAAAGCAATTAGAAGACCAGAAAAAGCTGACGGAAGAAATGAAGCGGAAGCAGGAGCAAGGTTCTATGCAATTACAAGGAGAAGTTCAAGAATTGGCAATCGAAGAATGGTTGGCAGCTCAGTTTCCATTAGATACGATAGAGGAAATTAAAAAAGGCGCTAGAGGTGGGGATTGTATTCAAATCGTAAATACCCGTACAGAACAGAACTGCGGCAAAATATATTACGAGAGTAAGCGTACTAAAGATTTTCAGCCTGTTTGGATTGAAAAATTTAAGAATGATATCCGAGAAAAAGGCGCTAATATTGGTGTTTTAGTTACAGAAGTGATGCCTTCTGATATGGATCGAATGGGACTTAAAGAAGGTATTTGGATTTGTAATTATGAAGAATTTAAAGGTCTTTGTAAAGTGTTACGCGAATCTATTGTCAAAGTAAATTTAGCCCTTAGTACGCAAGAGAATAAAGGGGATAAAATGGATATGCTTTATGATTACCTGACGAGCAATCAATTTAGAATGCAAATAGAAGCTATTGTGGAAGGTTTTACAGCAATGAAGACTGCTTTAGATAGTGAGAAGAGGGCTATGCAGCGTATCTGGAAAGAACGGGAAAAGCAAATAGATAAGGTAACGAATAACACCATAGACATGCACGCGTCTATAAAAGGAATTGCGGGGAACGCTATTCAATCGGTTAAAGCGTTAGAACTTCCAGGAGATGATGGGTTATTTTTATAA
- a CDS encoding cytosine permease gives MLDKEAPIIDDYSRTKVPEDKTVNGIRIASIIVGIGVTLPVFFVGSEVTQALGLEKAFWVFMGVCLVLSILCTVTAIIGNRTRLSTYMLLHFSFGKKGALLINLLVAITLLGWYAVTVEIFGQALTDAFAQLFNVSFPVWIGIILGSILMTLTSIYGFRIIERFSSIAVPLMLLFVVYVLYITTSQNSIPTLLQIPGNASMTTTQAISAVVGMVILTPVLMPDYSRFAKTDKDSLISILGLTIGFPLVLLAGGIPSLITGEIDIMKIMIGLSLTIPALCILIFSTWTTNTANLYSTQLTLSTVFTKTKDAKLGIIASGIGTLLALFGVATHFIDFLNISSIFIPPVSAIFIADFFFVKKQQYELARFNELPQLDASALVSWIIACIVAYLGAFDYITLTSISFFDSFIVAFTLYLILKKIRN, from the coding sequence ATGCTAGATAAAGAAGCACCGATTATCGATGATTATTCAAGAACTAAAGTTCCTGAAGACAAAACAGTCAACGGCATTCGTATTGCTTCTATTATCGTAGGTATTGGCGTCACATTACCCGTTTTTTTTGTGGGTTCAGAAGTTACTCAGGCCCTAGGGCTAGAAAAAGCCTTTTGGGTCTTTATGGGCGTTTGCCTCGTGCTAAGTATTCTTTGCACGGTGACCGCTATTATTGGGAACAGAACCCGTTTATCTACCTATATGCTCCTTCACTTTTCCTTTGGAAAAAAAGGAGCTTTACTCATCAACTTGCTCGTTGCCATAACGCTCTTAGGTTGGTATGCGGTGACTGTTGAAATATTTGGACAAGCATTAACAGATGCATTTGCGCAACTTTTTAATGTATCTTTTCCTGTTTGGATCGGTATCATATTAGGAAGTATTTTAATGACCTTGACCTCCATTTATGGGTTTCGGATTATTGAACGTTTCTCATCTATTGCAGTACCATTAATGCTTTTGTTTGTAGTTTATGTACTTTATATCACTACTTCCCAGAATAGCATACCTACCCTTTTGCAAATTCCGGGTAATGCATCTATGACAACCACACAAGCCATTTCAGCAGTAGTGGGCATGGTGATTTTAACGCCGGTATTAATGCCAGATTATTCCCGATTTGCTAAAACAGATAAGGATAGTTTAATTTCAATCCTGGGGCTGACTATCGGTTTCCCTCTAGTACTCTTAGCAGGTGGAATACCAAGCCTTATTACAGGAGAAATAGACATCATGAAAATTATGATAGGCCTAAGCTTGACGATTCCTGCCTTGTGTATCCTTATATTTTCAACTTGGACAACGAACACCGCAAATTTATACTCTACCCAACTTACCTTATCTACGGTATTCACTAAAACAAAAGATGCTAAATTGGGTATCATAGCAAGTGGCATTGGAACCCTATTGGCTCTTTTTGGTGTTGCCACTCATTTTATTGATTTTCTAAATATTTCTAGCATATTCATCCCTCCTGTTTCTGCTATTTTTATTGCTGACTTTTTCTTCGTAAAAAAACAACAGTATGAGTTAGCACGTTTTAACGAATTACCCCAGTTGGATGCTTCTGCATTAGTTAGTTGGATTATTGCTTGTATTGTAGCCTACTTAGGGGCTTTTGATTATATTACCTTAACCTCTATATCATTTTTCGACTCTTTTATTGTCGCCTTTACCTTATATTTAATTTTAAAGAAAATACGTAACTAA
- a CDS encoding glycosyltransferase family 4 protein, with the protein MAESCDRLIRNFRKSGVAVHIIHFTNRRKKFHTEAAVHGSYSAVPLNNSEEFTLNLALQFIEGLPILKDIKYIVAFGGYLPLSLGPILSKYIAKPLITFIRGNDFDEAIFSKRREMLLYALKNSEFIFTVTKEKRDKIQKLTAHSKVYFTPNGIDTKLWKPAISQLPQIEALKESSAGRNRIVIVGQLKAKKGILEFSKTFANFSYKDTYEIWLIGDVEDSVKNHIETLPIQVQFFSFVNKNELITYYHAADIVLIPSFYDGMPNVLLEAGASKNVIIASKIGGIQDVIEHQKDGFLFNPLKPASLLEALTYVHKATAETKEGIANALYEKIENEYTEEKEIHNYLKNLEV; encoded by the coding sequence ATGGCAGAGTCTTGCGATCGATTAATTCGAAATTTCAGGAAATCTGGTGTCGCCGTTCATATTATCCATTTTACCAATAGACGAAAAAAGTTTCATACAGAAGCTGCGGTACATGGCAGTTATTCTGCAGTGCCGTTAAATAATTCAGAAGAATTTACATTAAACCTCGCATTGCAATTTATTGAAGGTTTGCCTATTTTAAAAGATATAAAGTACATAGTTGCTTTTGGAGGATATTTGCCGCTTAGTTTAGGGCCTATTTTATCAAAATATATAGCAAAACCTTTAATTACTTTTATTAGGGGAAATGATTTTGATGAAGCTATTTTTTCTAAACGTAGAGAGATGTTACTGTATGCATTAAAAAATTCTGAGTTTATTTTTACGGTGACTAAAGAAAAGCGCGATAAGATACAAAAGTTGACAGCTCATTCTAAGGTGTATTTTACCCCTAATGGTATTGATACGAAGTTGTGGAAGCCAGCAATAAGTCAACTCCCACAAATTGAAGCTTTAAAGGAAAGTAGTGCAGGTAGAAATAGAATTGTTATTGTAGGCCAGTTGAAAGCAAAAAAAGGGATCCTAGAATTTTCTAAAACCTTTGCTAATTTTAGTTATAAAGATACCTATGAAATTTGGTTGATTGGAGATGTAGAAGATAGCGTTAAGAATCATATTGAAACGCTCCCAATTCAAGTACAGTTTTTCTCTTTTGTAAATAAAAATGAATTAATTACGTATTATCACGCTGCAGATATTGTATTAATTCCCTCTTTTTATGACGGTATGCCTAATGTTTTATTGGAAGCAGGAGCTTCAAAAAATGTTATTATAGCCTCAAAAATTGGAGGAATACAAGACGTTATCGAACATCAAAAAGATGGTTTTTTATTCAACCCTTTAAAACCAGCAAGCCTATTAGAGGCACTCACATATGTGCATAAGGCAACAGCGGAAACAAAAGAAGGTATTGCTAATGCGTTATATGAAAAAATCGAAAATGAATATACAGAAGAAAAGGAAATACATAATTATTTAAAGAATTTAGAAGTATGA
- a CDS encoding cytosine permease translates to MAEDNQYANTKVQPKDFTSGWLIAIIIAGTGLTLPILFLGSEVALGVGFKDALWAFSISTVVLTLMCLATTKIGNRSRLSTYMILHFSFGRQGAKIMNFIFGITLLGWFSVALELLSVAVVDTALDTFAVALPQWPIIIIMGAMITGTTLYGIKSLERLANFAVPVLTLFLCYVIYVSFDQGMSLTAVINFVPENPTMTLFEATSILVGSSILFPVMMADFSRFIYNDKQSMIAVLGITIGFPVALLFSAIPSIQTGEVDIIKVMQELGLVLPAFVLLLISTWVGNASNLYSTVLTFSTIKTEWAFKKIVLIVSVFGIVFALLGFSEYLFDFLNFLGVLAPSISAIYIINFYWVKKQRYELDEIPEWQPKALISWVLSSIITVFTYLELFQLTHAYFIDSFILGGLLYGLLNWKAIFNSKATDK, encoded by the coding sequence ATGGCCGAAGACAACCAATACGCAAATACAAAAGTACAGCCTAAAGATTTTACTTCTGGCTGGCTTATCGCCATTATAATAGCTGGGACAGGTTTGACTCTTCCTATATTATTTTTAGGTTCTGAAGTGGCTTTGGGTGTCGGTTTCAAAGATGCTTTGTGGGCTTTTAGCATCAGTACTGTTGTTTTAACGTTGATGTGTTTAGCGACCACTAAAATTGGAAATAGATCTAGACTTTCTACCTATATGATCCTTCACTTTAGTTTTGGCAGACAGGGTGCTAAAATCATGAATTTTATTTTCGGAATTACACTTTTAGGATGGTTTTCGGTAGCCCTAGAACTACTCTCTGTTGCTGTAGTAGATACGGCGCTTGACACCTTTGCAGTAGCGCTTCCACAATGGCCTATCATCATTATTATGGGAGCCATGATCACCGGTACTACACTCTATGGAATTAAAAGTTTAGAGCGTTTAGCAAATTTTGCGGTACCCGTGCTTACCCTTTTTTTGTGCTATGTTATTTATGTTTCATTTGACCAAGGGATGTCGCTTACAGCAGTAATAAATTTTGTTCCCGAAAATCCTACAATGACCTTATTTGAAGCCACTTCTATACTGGTGGGCTCTTCTATTCTTTTTCCTGTGATGATGGCAGACTTCTCACGGTTTATTTACAATGATAAACAAAGTATGATTGCCGTTTTAGGAATCACCATCGGCTTTCCTGTTGCGCTTTTATTTAGTGCTATTCCTTCGATACAAACAGGAGAAGTAGATATTATTAAAGTAATGCAAGAGTTAGGTTTGGTTCTTCCAGCCTTCGTTTTATTATTGATATCTACTTGGGTAGGTAATGCGAGTAATTTATATTCCACAGTATTGACATTTTCCACTATAAAAACGGAATGGGCTTTTAAAAAAATAGTACTGATCGTAAGTGTTTTTGGGATTGTATTCGCCTTATTAGGATTCTCCGAATACTTATTTGATTTTCTAAATTTCCTGGGTGTTTTAGCACCATCCATTTCCGCTATTTACATCATTAATTTCTATTGGGTAAAAAAACAACGTTATGAATTGGATGAGATTCCTGAATGGCAACCTAAGGCCTTAATCAGTTGGGTGCTTAGCTCTATCATCACCGTGTTTACCTATTTGGAACTGTTTCAACTAACGCACGCTTATTTTATAGATTCCTTTATACTTGGTGGATTGTTATATGGCCTATTAAACTGGAAAGCGATATTTAACTCTAAGGCAACAGACAAATGA
- a CDS encoding ornithine cyclodeaminase family protein, which yields MVHYFDHNKIHELISMKECIEVMRALFKIASDENILNPLRSKMELPEPSNGIMGLMPAYFKPYNVMGVKILSIFPGNHRKGLSSHQGIFHLFETETGQLLANFDAHTMTEMRTAAVSALVTDYTAIPNAESLGILGTGTQAYSHLHAITLVREVKTVFVYGRNQENLNSFIQKVSGLYPSITFTKCSTAQEAANASDIVCTVTGAKSPLISQKGMRSHVHINAVGAWDPNHTELASDIVLNSAVIVDNYNAAEQQKGELILAANEIETAPKDLIEKSLYELVSQNNCSYQNKPSIFASLGLAIEDLAFAYTVYTKFNKKQTA from the coding sequence ATGGTTCATTATTTTGATCACAATAAAATACACGAATTAATTAGCATGAAGGAATGTATTGAGGTCATGAGAGCCCTTTTTAAGATTGCTTCTGATGAAAATATACTGAACCCTCTACGTTCTAAAATGGAGCTTCCAGAACCATCAAATGGCATCATGGGCTTAATGCCGGCTTACTTTAAACCCTATAACGTTATGGGTGTAAAAATATTAAGTATATTTCCTGGCAACCATAGAAAAGGGCTAAGTTCTCATCAAGGAATATTCCATCTTTTTGAAACGGAGACAGGACAGCTTCTCGCTAATTTTGATGCCCACACCATGACAGAAATGAGAACTGCTGCGGTCAGTGCTTTAGTTACAGATTACACCGCCATACCTAATGCCGAAAGCTTAGGAATACTAGGAACAGGGACACAAGCCTATTCTCATTTACACGCCATCACCTTAGTTCGTGAAGTTAAAACTGTTTTTGTGTACGGAAGAAATCAAGAAAATTTAAATAGTTTTATACAGAAGGTATCTGGCCTCTACCCTAGTATTACATTTACAAAATGTAGCACGGCACAAGAAGCCGCTAATGCTTCTGATATTGTATGTACTGTAACCGGTGCAAAATCACCACTAATTTCACAAAAAGGAATGCGCAGTCATGTGCATATAAATGCTGTTGGCGCCTGGGATCCTAATCATACAGAACTCGCTTCTGATATTGTTTTAAACTCAGCCGTAATTGTAGACAATTATAACGCCGCAGAACAACAAAAAGGGGAGCTTATACTTGCCGCAAATGAAATAGAAACGGCTCCAAAAGATCTTATTGAAAAAAGTCTCTATGAGTTGGTTTCACAGAATAACTGCAGTTATCAAAACAAACCATCGATTTTTGCTTCCTTGGGTCTTGCTATTGAAGATCTGGCTTTCGCCTATACAGTATATACTAAATTTAACAAGAAACAAACAGCTTAA
- a CDS encoding DMT family transporter codes for MWMYLGLLAALFLGLHNLCKKHAVQGNEVFPVLLGTISSGFLLLIPFYMASHFFKEEMVNIDFYITDIPWKTHGFILIKSAIMAASWVLAYQALKHLPITIVTPIRSAGPFFTFIGAITIYQEKPNLYQWIGFFLIILSVMLYSKIGKKEGINFKRNKWIFAIIGATFLGASSGLYDKFLIQTIHLNPQTLQFWFCWYTVLILLVILSSTWFPYAEKRKAFKWRWSIPLVGILLQIADYFYFKALQDPDALIMLLSAIKRSQIIIAVVLGGIIFKEQNKRKKLVPLAGIMAGVFLILYS; via the coding sequence ATGTGGATGTATCTTGGTCTTTTAGCTGCTTTATTTCTTGGTTTACATAACTTATGTAAGAAACATGCCGTACAAGGAAATGAAGTTTTTCCTGTGCTACTGGGTACTATCTCTTCTGGTTTTTTACTACTGATTCCTTTTTATATGGCCTCACATTTCTTTAAAGAAGAGATGGTAAATATAGACTTCTATATTACAGACATCCCTTGGAAAACACATGGATTTATTCTCATAAAATCGGCTATCATGGCGGCATCTTGGGTTTTAGCCTATCAGGCCCTAAAGCATTTACCTATAACGATAGTCACTCCCATACGTTCTGCTGGTCCGTTTTTTACGTTTATTGGCGCCATAACCATCTACCAAGAAAAACCAAACCTTTACCAATGGATTGGTTTTTTTCTAATCATCTTATCGGTAATGCTGTATTCTAAAATAGGAAAAAAAGAGGGTATCAATTTTAAACGCAACAAATGGATTTTTGCCATTATCGGTGCTACTTTCTTAGGTGCCTCTAGTGGTCTCTATGATAAATTTTTAATTCAAACAATACATTTAAATCCGCAAACACTTCAATTCTGGTTTTGTTGGTATACTGTTCTTATTCTGTTGGTTATTTTAAGTAGTACTTGGTTTCCGTATGCAGAAAAAAGAAAAGCATTTAAATGGCGTTGGTCTATTCCGCTTGTTGGGATTCTGTTACAAATAGCCGATTACTTCTATTTTAAAGCCTTACAAGATCCTGATGCTTTAATTATGTTACTTTCAGCCATAAAAAGAAGTCAGATTATTATTGCTGTAGTACTTGGTGGCATTATTTTTAAAGAACAAAACAAACGAAAAAAGCTGGTCCCATTGGCAGGTATCATGGCGGGTGTATTTCTAATTCTATATTCCTAA
- a CDS encoding aminoacyl-histidine dipeptidase: MSITNLEPTAIWQHFEAINAIPRASTKEEGITQFMIAFGTSLNLETSVDAIGNVIIRKASTPGKENHRTIVLQGHTDMVHQKEPNSNFNFDTQGIKMFVDGDWVKAKETTLGADNGIGVAAIMAVLSSKDLEHPPIEALFTVDEEMGMTGAMALTKEQLNGTMLLNLDSEEDDIITIGCAGGVDVLIDGTYDLELLDAKKYSLFEIKLSGLAGGHSGVEIHLNQANAIIVLATCLEQLVLKTGCNIHSINVGTLTNVIPRNGWAIVAIEKGKQEVFSQAFTKISTQLKEKYSATDPSMKLEYVKTKNTTGVLDSKTQNKLLKAILTIPNGVYSMSKGIADLVQTSNNIAILNVGDSKFHAACHTRSSVDQERNELAGKIKECFAFAEVKEVGPYPGWEPNPESELLHLTKKCYTELNGALPLVKSIHAGLECGILSGTFPTMQMVSFGPNILGAHSPEERLQISSTQKFWKLLTTLLKQLE, encoded by the coding sequence ATGTCTATTACTAATTTAGAACCTACAGCAATTTGGCAGCATTTTGAAGCCATAAATGCCATACCAAGAGCATCTACTAAGGAAGAGGGAATCACTCAATTTATGATTGCTTTCGGCACCTCTCTAAACCTAGAAACCTCTGTTGATGCTATTGGAAACGTAATCATCCGAAAAGCAAGTACTCCCGGCAAGGAAAACCACAGAACTATCGTACTTCAAGGACATACGGACATGGTGCATCAAAAAGAGCCCAATTCTAACTTTAACTTTGACACGCAAGGAATTAAAATGTTTGTTGATGGAGATTGGGTCAAAGCAAAGGAAACCACATTAGGTGCTGATAACGGTATTGGCGTTGCAGCAATTATGGCAGTATTGTCTTCCAAAGATTTAGAACACCCTCCTATTGAAGCTTTGTTTACAGTAGATGAAGAAATGGGTATGACGGGTGCAATGGCCTTGACTAAAGAGCAACTAAATGGCACCATGCTCTTGAATTTAGATTCAGAAGAAGATGATATTATTACCATTGGCTGTGCTGGTGGTGTTGATGTACTTATAGATGGCACCTACGATTTAGAACTTTTAGATGCCAAGAAATATAGTTTATTTGAAATTAAGCTTAGTGGATTGGCAGGAGGTCACTCTGGTGTAGAAATTCACCTAAACCAAGCAAATGCAATTATTGTACTGGCAACGTGTTTAGAACAGTTGGTCTTAAAAACAGGGTGTAACATTCATAGTATTAATGTTGGCACTTTAACCAATGTAATTCCTAGAAACGGGTGGGCCATAGTAGCTATTGAAAAAGGCAAGCAAGAAGTGTTTTCCCAAGCGTTTACAAAAATTTCAACGCAACTTAAAGAGAAATATAGTGCCACAGACCCAAGTATGAAATTGGAGTATGTAAAAACAAAAAATACTACAGGTGTTTTAGACTCTAAAACTCAAAATAAGCTACTAAAGGCTATTTTGACTATCCCGAATGGCGTGTACTCCATGAGTAAAGGAATTGCAGACTTAGTACAAACCTCTAACAATATTGCTATTTTAAATGTTGGGGATAGCAAATTTCATGCAGCCTGTCATACCCGAAGTTCCGTTGATCAAGAGCGCAATGAACTCGCTGGGAAAATAAAAGAGTGCTTTGCTTTTGCCGAAGTCAAGGAAGTTGGTCCGTATCCAGGTTGGGAGCCTAATCCCGAAAGTGAATTGTTACATCTTACCAAAAAATGCTATACCGAACTTAATGGAGCCTTGCCACTTGTAAAATCTATCCATGCCGGATTAGAGTGTGGTATTTTATCAGGTACTTTCCCTACGATGCAAATGGTTTCATTTGGTCCAAATATCCTTGGGGCTCATTCACCAGAAGAACGTTTACAAATAAGTTCTACTCAGAAATTCTGGAAACTATTGACCACACTACTTAAGCAACTAGAATAA
- a CDS encoding thiol-activated cytolysin family protein has protein sequence MKTYNNLFNNHLSNWHFGSILFFTCFLSVLFNASCSKEKESQTDPAMTNAAKLTAFNAEINALLPFENPIVIDPPEEISSEPAEETGDYLCSTKRFKAAPEYNEMLLLDPTTSVIYPGALIRGESIATGEYIPIVASRKPISISVSLQNITGSPSRTVEDPKLSTIREAINDILSTEVTGATASKLSFEVSNVYSEEHLKGSIGANYNSTTVDVGSSFDFSSEKAESRVVVKYVQSYYTIDMDAVENPSDLFTELPEVASLGATLPSYISTVTYGRMILFTATSSYSNTEMNAAFSAAFESGISDGNVQIDASYQNIINNSSIKAFVMGGSGAEAVQAVTGIEGVKSFILSGGNYTKDSPGAPLSYTLRNISNNAISNIVLATEYSVQQCEKIRSRFKITLSDLNCSGVKGETDGIAEMFGSVTLLTQNEHESLLQGIINFGTYLWGPYDSGSYQTTSNFQLAINSSITVVLENPGSESYVYLLGVLKEYDSSIFDADEDLGSDSKKLFLADLLSGSATLNFNGDGDFATANFIIEALN, from the coding sequence ATGAAAACATATAATAATTTATTTAACAACCATTTGTCGAATTGGCATTTCGGGTCTATTCTTTTTTTTACCTGCTTCCTTAGTGTTCTTTTTAATGCCTCATGTAGTAAAGAGAAGGAGTCACAGACGGACCCTGCCATGACAAATGCGGCCAAACTAACGGCATTTAATGCGGAAATAAATGCGCTTTTACCCTTTGAAAACCCAATAGTTATTGATCCTCCAGAAGAGATTTCATCGGAACCAGCTGAAGAAACAGGTGATTATTTGTGCAGCACAAAAAGATTCAAAGCAGCTCCTGAATATAATGAAATGCTTTTGTTAGATCCAACAACTAGTGTAATATACCCTGGTGCATTAATTAGAGGAGAATCTATAGCCACTGGAGAGTATATTCCTATAGTTGCCAGTCGTAAGCCTATTTCTATTTCTGTTTCGTTGCAGAATATAACAGGTAGTCCAAGCCGTACCGTAGAAGATCCAAAGCTCTCTACAATTCGCGAGGCCATAAACGATATATTAAGCACAGAGGTTACGGGAGCAACAGCTTCTAAATTATCTTTTGAAGTTTCCAATGTGTATTCAGAAGAACACCTTAAAGGTTCTATAGGGGCAAATTATAATAGTACGACAGTAGATGTAGGGAGTTCTTTTGATTTTTCATCCGAAAAAGCGGAAAGCAGAGTTGTAGTTAAATATGTACAAAGTTATTATACCATAGATATGGATGCTGTTGAAAATCCTAGTGATTTATTTACAGAGCTACCTGAAGTAGCTTCTCTAGGGGCTACTTTACCAAGTTATATTTCAACGGTAACGTATGGTCGAATGATTTTATTTACCGCTACCTCTAGTTATTCTAATACAGAAATGAACGCTGCTTTTAGTGCTGCTTTTGAATCTGGTATTTCTGATGGAAATGTACAAATAGATGCTTCTTATCAAAATATAATTAATAATTCATCTATTAAAGCCTTTGTTATGGGAGGATCTGGAGCAGAAGCGGTACAAGCTGTAACAGGTATTGAGGGCGTGAAAAGTTTTATTTTAAGTGGTGGTAATTATACCAAAGATTCGCCTGGAGCTCCATTATCCTATACCTTAAGAAATATAAGTAACAATGCGATATCTAATATTGTATTAGCCACAGAATATAGCGTACAACAGTGTGAAAAAATTAGATCTAGATTTAAAATAACCCTTTCGGATCTTAATTGTTCCGGAGTTAAAGGGGAGACCGATGGTATTGCTGAAATGTTTGGATCTGTGACACTATTGACTCAAAATGAGCATGAGTCACTCCTACAAGGAATTATTAATTTTGGAACTTATTTGTGGGGTCCCTATGATAGCGGCAGCTATCAAACAACAAGTAATTTTCAATTAGCTATAAATTCCTCAATAACTGTTGTTCTTGAAAATCCAGGATCCGAGAGTTACGTTTATCTATTGGGAGTGCTTAAAGAATATGATTCTAGCATTTTTGATGCGGACGAAGATCTAGGATCCGATAGTAAAAAACTATTTCTTGCCGATTTATTATCGGGGAGTGCCACTTTAAATTTTAATGGCGATGGAGATTTTGCTACAGCAAATTTCATCATAGAAGCTTTAAACTAA